Below is a genomic region from Spirosoma radiotolerans.
CTAGGCATTTGCTTCGTGCCCAGTGAGGCCCATAGATTATTTTGTTGCTCAAACGTCAGGTTGTGTAAGCGCATGGTCAACCGATCAACCAGTTGCCAGCTTTTGTTGAGTGGGTCAGTCACCCGGGTGTTTAAATTCGGGTAATGAGCCTGGTCGAAAACTGGGTTCTCCTGAAAAAAGCCAATGACATTCGATACGTCGCGCAGAGCCGATAGATAAAAGGGTTTATGGGCCACAAAAAGGACATATAGATTTAAACTAACGGGCGGCTGCAATTCAACGAACTGATTGTTTTCTGCCGGTCGGTGCCGCAGGTATTTTGAGTCGATTTGTTCTTCTTCAATGCCGGCCAGCACAATCGCAATGTGGTTTGTGTCATTA
It encodes:
- a CDS encoding DUF4255 domain-containing protein: MVRTALEFIQEELDAFLAERDPDNYSAGNISEVVSLIRPDGSPGFNDTNHIAIVLAGIEEEQIDSKYLRHRPAENNQFVELQPPVSLNLYVLFVAHKPFYLSALRDVSNVIGFFQENPVFDQAHYPNLNTRVTDPLNKSWQLVDRLTMRLHNLTFEQQNNLWASLGTKQMPSVVYKMRLLTIFSTRSKQNAVPITTISGDSHV